The Parcubacteria group bacterium ADurb.Bin159 DNA segment GAAAAAGGTAAAAAGGTGTCTATTACAATCAAAAAAATTAAAATCATCGGACCTTTTTGTTCTAATTTATAAATAATATCTTCTCTGCCTTTAGGGACAAAAGCATAAAAAATTTTTGAACCGTCCAACGGCGGTATAGGCAATAAATTAAAAATCATCAATGTACTGTTTATCAGAATAGTCCAAGAAAGAAAAATCACTAATAAATTTTCTGCTCCTAATGATTTTTGAATAAGTTTTAAAATTAAACCAAAAAAAATAATGCTTATCAAATTGGCTAAAGGCCCGCAAAGCGCAATTATCGCCGGACTTTTTCTTTGCTCTTTTAAATTATAAGGGTTAAAGGGCACAGGTTTTCCCCAGCCGAAACCTACTAAAAGAAGCATTAAAAAACCCCAAGGATCAATATGGGCCAAAGGATTTAAACTCAATCGCCCCATCTCTTTCGCCGTCGGGTCACCCAAAAGATAACTGGACAAGGCATGACCATATTCGTGAACGGTTAAAGCAAAAATAATGGATAAAATAAAAATAAAAAAAAGAAGCGGCGACTCAAAAAGAAGACTGATAACCATAGATTGTATTTTAACTTATTAATCTTCTCTTGTCAAGAATAAAAAAATAATTATAATAAAATAAATCCAAAATTTAAAATTTTCTTCGAAGATTTCGATCTCACAAAATTTCAAAATTCAAAATTTTGTATCCTGGATTCCATCTCAGTTCTAACCCTAATTTAAATAATTAGATTGAAAATTTAATATTCGGTTTTGATATTTAACATTTGATATTTAAAATATTATTTATGTCTAAAAAATGCGATATTTGCGGAAGAGGGCCAAAGATAGCTATAAAAAGAAGTCATTCTCATATAGCTATTCGCCATTGGAAATATTTAAATCTGCAAACAAAAACAATTAATGGAAAAAAAATGAAGGTTTGTCCTAAATGCTTAAAATCGCTTAAAAAAGAAAAAATAACCAAAAAAAAATAATCTAAAATTTATAACAAGTAAAGCAAACAATAAAGTTTCGGGGAGTAAATTCTCCATCGGGGATTGGCGCAGTTGGCTAGCGCGCGCGCATGGGGTGCGTGAGGTCGCGGGTTCAAGTCCCGCATCCCCGACTCTTTTCTAAATAGCGTTTAAAAATTAATTTCAAAAAAACACGCTTATAAGCGTGATTTTTTTATTCAAGAAAAACCGCTACTGCCACTACTGTTGTCCAAAGACCTCTTTTGTCTCCTTCAGCAGATTGAGTGATATTAGTAGTCTTAAAGATATGTCCCGAGGTTTTATAAACTTTTTCTCTTTCCCAGAAATCCTGCCAATATTTCTCTTTATTAAAAGGGTTGTACCTTTCTCTCTCCCCTATTTTTTTCTCTTTTGAGATTTCTGATTTGTTAGGCATATTTTACATTTTTTTGTATTATAATTTAATGGCCGATAAAATTTTTTCTGGCCGAACGTCGTGGATAATGTTAAAAAGGCGCTCTGCTTCATTAGAATCCATTTTCTCTCATCCAAGCCAATCAAATTCCAGCAGTTGGGACATTTAATTTTATTCTCTTCCCGCTGACTCCAATCTTTGATAATCCTCCCCGGCTAGCAATGTAGGAGTTTTCCTTTACCAACTTTTACATATTTAAAAACCTTTGTTTTACGCTTAGCACATTTTATAACAAGTATAAATAAAAATAGAGTTGACCTTATTTTTTACAAAAGAATAGCTAAAAGCTCCTCGTCTTTAAAGTTTTGGGTGCCTTTTTGGCTGAACTTTTCGCGAGGGCGGTCAATTTTTGGCAAACCTTTTAGTTTGATCATGATTATGCGCGGGATTCATTTTCGAGTTTTAGTTTAAGCAAGAATAAGAGGTCCTCTTTTAGCTGCGCTTTTGCCCAGGCCTTTTGCTTTTCATCTAAAAGTTCGCCCATACCAGACAGAATCCCACGGTTGGGAAGACCTTCAACAAATTTAATGCATTTTTTAAGATAATCAGTAAATTTCATCCCGCTTCGTTTTTCTACAATTTCTCTATTAATCTCCCCATTCTTCTTTAGAAAAAAATGAACATCATAAATATCACGGTTGACTACTTTATGGCGCTCGGTCATTGCTACTAATTTATGGGCAAACATATCTTCTTCTACCATTACCTTCATGGAAATACCTAAATAGGTTTTTAAGATATAGTGGGAACCAAATTTTCGACAATTTATTTCGACTTTTATATTCTGAGCCCTTTCTTCATAGGAAAGAATAAAAACTAAATTAAATCTTTTCTTTCGTGCCTCTTTAATTTGACCGTATCTCCTGATAATTTCTTTCACTTTAGAAAAAACATATTTTTCTTTGGTCTCATCTAATAAATCAAAATCAAGGTCAACTGAAAAACGGTCAAGGCCATAAAACATATTAGCAGCTGTACCACCCTTAAAACCAAGAAATGCAGCAATACTGATATCAGAATATATATCTTTTAAAATTTGAAGTAGAATATTTTTAT contains these protein-coding regions:
- a CDS encoding Peptidase family M50 encodes the protein MVISLLFESPLLFFIFILSIIFALTVHEYGHALSSYLLGDPTAKEMGRLSLNPLAHIDPWGFLMLLLVGFGWGKPVPFNPYNLKEQRKSPAIIALCGPLANLISIIFFGLILKLIQKSLGAENLLVIFLSWTILINSTLMIFNLLPIPPLDGSKIFYAFVPKGREDIIYKLEQKGPMILIFLIVIDTFLPFSLLDQLFLWVTNFISHIFGIII
- a CDS encoding pyruvoyl-dependent arginine decarboxylase gives rise to the protein MPNKSEISKEKKIGERERYNPFNKEKYWQDFWEREKVYKTSGHIFKTTNITQSAEGDKRGLWTTVVAVAVFLE
- a CDS encoding 50S ribosomal protein L28 gives rise to the protein MSKKCDICGRGPKIAIKRSHSHIAIRHWKYLNLQTKTINGKKMKVCPKCLKSLKKEKITKKK